A genomic segment from Rhinatrema bivittatum chromosome 19, aRhiBiv1.1, whole genome shotgun sequence encodes:
- the LOC115081009 gene encoding histidine-rich glycoprotein-like, giving the protein MSLYRLIYPSLCHQQRLMSPYRLIHPSPCHQHRLMSLYRLVHPSLCHQHRLMSLYRPIHPSLCYPYRLMSLYRLIYLSLCHQHRLMSLCRLLHPSPCHQHRLMSLYRLTHQSPHHPHRLMSLYGLIHWSLRHLHRLISFYRLIHPSLCHQHRLMSLNRFIHPSPCQQHRLMSLYSLIHPSPHHPHILSLHRLVHQSPHHPHRLMSLYRLIHPALHHQHRLMSLYRLIHPALHHQHRLMSLYRMIHPFLCHPHRLMSLYRLIYPSLCHQQRLMSPYRLIHPSPCHQHRLMSLYRLVHPSLCHQHRLMSLYRPIHPSLCYPYRLMSLYRLIYLSLCHQHRLMSLCRLLHPSPCHQHRLMSLYRLTHQSPHHPHRLMSLYGLIHWSLRHLHRLISFYRLIHPSLCHQHRLMSLNRFIHPSPCQQHRLMSLYSLIHPSPHHPHILSLHRLVHQSPHHPHRLMSLYRLIHPALHHQHRLMSLYRLIHPALHHQHRLMSLYRMIHPFLCHPHRLMSLYRLMHPSLCHPDRLMSLYRLMHPSLCHPHRLMALYRLMHPSLCHPHRLMSLYRLIHPSLCHPLLIKGALFLIITYCSVFCYKFLSLVRCKPI; this is encoded by the coding sequence ATGTCTCTCTATAGATTGATATACCCATCCTTGTGTCACCAGCAAAGATTAATGTCTCCCTATAGACTGATACACCCATCCCCATGTCACCAACACAGATTAATGTCTCTCTATAGACTGGTACACCCATCCCTGTGTCACCAGCACAGATTAATGTCTCTCTATAGACCGATACACCCGTCCCTGTGTTATCCATACAGATTAATGTCTCTCTATAGACTGATATACCTGTCCCTGTGTCACCAGCACAGATTAATGTCTCTCTGTAGACTGCTACACCCATCCCCATGTCACCAGCACAGATTAATGTCTCTCTATAGACTGACACACCAATCCCCGCATCACCCACACAGATTAATGTCTCTCTATGGACTGATACACTGGTCCCTACGacacctgcataggttaatatcTTTCTATAGACTGATACACCCATCCCTATGTCACCAGCACAGATTAATGTCTCTCAATAGATTTATACACCCATCTCCATGTCAGCAGCACAGATTAATGTCTCTCTATAGTCTGATACACCCGTCCCCGCATCACCCGCACATATTGTCTCTCCATAGATTGGTACACCAGTCTCCTCATCACCCACACAGATTAATGTCTCTCTATAGACTGATACACCCAGCCCTGCATCACCAGCACAGATTAATGTCTCTCTATAGACTGATACACCCAGCCCTGCATCACCAGCACAGATTAATGTCTCTCTATAGAATGATACACCCATTCCTGTGTCACCCGCACAGATTAATGTCTCTCTATAGATTGATATACCCATCCCTGTGTCACCAGCAAAGATTAATGTCTCCCTATAGACTGATACACCCATCCCCATGTCACCAACACAGATTAATGTCTCTCTATAGACTGGTACACCCATCCCTGTGTCACCAGCACAGATTAATGTCTCTCTATAGACCGATACACCCGTCCCTGTGTTATCCATACAGATTAATGTCTCTCTATAGACTGATATACCTGTCCCTGTGTCACCAGCACAGATTAATGTCTCTCTGTAGACTGCTACACCCATCCCCATGTCACCAGCACAGATTAATGTCTCTCTATAGACTGACACACCAATCCCCGCATCACCCACACAGATTAATGTCTCTCTATGGACTGATACACTGGTCCCTACGacacctgcataggttaatatcTTTCTATAGACTGATACACCCATCCCTATGTCACCAGCACAGATTAATGTCTCTCAATAGATTTATACACCCATCTCCATGTCAGCAGCACAGATTAATGTCTCTCTATAGTCTGATACACCCGTCCCCGCATCACCCGCACATATTGTCTCTCCATAGATTGGTACACCAGTCTCCTCATCACCCACACAGATTAATGTCTCTCTATAGACTGATACACCCAGCCCTGCATCACCAGCACAGATTAATGTCTCTCTATAGACTGATACACCCAGCCCTGCATCACCAGCACAGATTAATGTCTCTCTATAGAATGATACACCCATTCCTGTGTCACCCGCACAGATTAATGTCTCTCTATAGACTGATGCACCCGTCCCTGTGTCACCCGGACAGATTAATGTCTCTCTATAGACTGATGCACCCGTCCCTGTGTCACCCGCACAGATTAATGGCTCTCTATAGACTGATGCACCCGTCCCTGTGTCACCCGCACAGATTAATGTCTCTCTATAGACTGATACACCCTTCCCTCTGTCACCCTTTGCTCATAAAGggtgctctctttctgattataacttattgttccgttttttgttacaagtttctatccctcgttcgatgtaaaccgatctga
- the LOC115081153 gene encoding DAN domain family member 5-like produces the protein MMNAWAATALALLCLAGSAAPEGEPGLPHPSEVEEETSPSASEPGSAEPPGGDVRAVRPLPGAFPHFLLLLRRSGASVRPTRRGNPAAGSPRPLPGGVGMDFLGSPPSTSADVDTNPPMQVWRRTIQRGGDEQQGRVVLPLSPGEVTKTSCKALPFNQTISQRGCSSVSIHNHFCFGHCSSFYVPGSQRDSSRPCSGCAPRRVRTVVVSLRCGRQALARAVEVTVVEECQCEASQASLSQGLGRMEDP, from the exons ATGATGAATGCATGGGCAGCAACAGCCCTTGCTCTGCTCTGCCTTGCGGGGTCAGCAGCCCCGGAGGGAGAGCCGGGACTCCCCCACCCCAGCGAGGTTGAAGAGGAAACGTCTCCATCGGCCTCCGAGCCGGGCAGCGCCGAGCCTCCCGGGGGGGATGTGCGCGCCGTCCGGCCTCTCCCAGGCGCCTTCCCgcactttctcctcctcctgcggAGGTCGGGGGCCTCTGTGCGTCCTACCCGGAGGGGGAACCCCGCTGCTGGTTCCCCCCGGCCCCTTCCTGGGGGAGTGGGGATGGATTTCCTGGGTTCCCCTCCATCCACTTCGGCCGACGTGGACACGAATCCACCGATGCAGGTGTGGAGGAGAACGATCCAGAGAGGGGGAGACGAGCAGCAGGGCAGGGTAGTGCTGCCCCTCAGCCCAGGGGAAGTCACCAAGACCTCCTGTAAGGCTTTACCATTCAATCAG ACTATTTCCCAGAGGGGCTGCTCCTCGGTCTCCATCCACAACCACTTCTGCTTTGGCCACTGCAGCTCCTTCTATGTGCCTGGCTCTCAGAGGGACAGCTCGCGCCCCTGCTCCGGCTGCGCCCCCCGCCGGGTCCGGACGGTGGTGGTCTCCCTGCGGTGTGGACGGCAGGCGCTGGCCCGGGCTGTGGAGGTCACGGTGGTGGAGGAATGTCAGTGCGAAGCGAGCCAGGCCTCCCTCTCTCAGGGACTTGGGCGGATGGAGGATCCTTGA